A window of Cryptomeria japonica chromosome 3, Sugi_1.0, whole genome shotgun sequence contains these coding sequences:
- the LOC131066326 gene encoding cytochrome P450 71AU50-like, giving the protein MAEIGSVEIQVSRLHIKAIIMVSNCYGPSETTSSLELSNCGTIHFANTQLPNFCLDLTNKTSSILSQDMLIARVETSTTTLEWAMTELLRNPQAMSRAQEEIELKIGRDHIVRESDLVSLDYLRCLVKETLRLHAPAPLLMAHESTQGCNVGGYYIPPKTRFFVNVWAIGRDERVWEDPLEFKPKRFIGSSIDVNGHHFELFSFGTRRRGCPRIYMGFSSVYLVVAQLIHFFHWNVEGNLDREETFGLTLPKKFPISAFPSWKLTTDKPS; this is encoded by the coding sequence atgGCTGAGATCGGAAGTGTGGAGATACAAGTCTCTCGGCTTCACATCAAAGCAATCATCATGGTCAGTAATTGTTATGGACCCTCAGAAACTACTAGCTCTTTAGAATTGTCAAATTGTGGAACTATTCATTTCGCTAATACCCAATTGCCAAATTTCTGCTTAGACCTCACTAACAAAACGAGTTCAATTCTATCGCAGGATATGTTAATTGCTAGAGTAGAGACATCTACCACAACTTTAGAATGGGCAATGACTGAGCTGTTGAGAAACCCTCAAGCAATGTCAAGGGCACAAGAGGAGATTGAATTAAAGATTGGAAGAGATCATATAGTAAGAGAAAGTGATCTGGTAAGCTTAGACTACTTGCGATGTTTGGTGAAGGAAACTCTTCGACTACATGCACCAGCGCCCTTGCTCATGGCACACGAGTCCACCCAGGGTTGCAATGTTGGAGGATACTACATTCCACCAAAAACAAGGTTCTTTGTGAATGTTTGGGCAATCGGAAGGGATGAAAGAGTTTGGGAAGATCCTTTAGAATTCAAGCCCAAGAGATTTATTGGCTCAAGCATAGATGTGAATGGCCACCACTTTGAATTGTTCTCTTTTGGAACAAGAAGGAGAGGATGCCCTAGGATTTACATGGGGTTTTCTTCTGTTTACTTGGTTGTGGCTCAACTCATACATTTCTTTCATTGGAATGTGGAGGGCAATTTGGATAGGGAGGAAACATTTGGATTGACTCTACCAAAGAAGTTTCCTATCTCTGCTTTTCCCTCCTGGAAGCTCACCACTGACAAACCATCATAA